The following proteins come from a genomic window of Chloroflexota bacterium:
- a CDS encoding GNAT family N-acetyltransferase translates to MNIRRLTLDDLPLALEGVSSLKPGVGAAHLKDFLADEKNFLVVALMDEQLTGFVLGYKLARIAGDPHMLYIHELEVATAYQRQGVGSALIASLRHLSENGKLIKAFLIAQESNQAAVKFYKNTGAHQPHDDDTVFVYG, encoded by the coding sequence ATGAATATTCGCAGACTCACTCTTGATGATTTGCCCCTCGCCCTGGAGGGCGTATCAAGCCTCAAACCCGGTGTTGGCGCGGCGCATTTGAAAGATTTCCTTGCCGATGAGAAAAACTTTCTGGTGGTGGCGTTGATGGACGAACAGCTTACAGGGTTTGTTCTGGGGTACAAACTGGCGCGCATCGCCGGAGACCCGCATATGCTTTATATCCATGAACTTGAGGTTGCAACAGCATACCAACGCCAGGGGGTTGGGTCAGCGTTGATTGCGTCTCTACGGCATCTTAGCGAAAATGGCAAATTAATCAAGGCATTTCTAATTGCCCAGGAATCAAACCAGGCGGCGGTGAAATTCTATAAAAACACTGGCGCTCATCAACCCCATGATGATGATACTGTCTTTGTATACGGGTAA
- a CDS encoding DoxX family protein, which yields MNIVLWIVQGILAFMFLMVGMMKLMRSKEQMVDMMGWVEDFSQAQIRGIGMLEILGALGLILPGLTGILPILTPLAAIGLALTMTGAFFTHLRRKEIVPMGLMNMMLFAMAVFVAYGRFS from the coding sequence ATGAATATCGTTCTATGGATTGTTCAAGGAATTTTAGCCTTTATGTTTCTGATGGTTGGCATGATGAAATTGATGCGCAGCAAAGAACAAATGGTTGACATGATGGGTTGGGTAGAAGATTTTTCTCAGGCTCAAATTCGTGGTATTGGCATGTTGGAAATCCTGGGCGCATTGGGTTTGATCTTGCCCGGCCTGACTGGCATTTTGCCAATTCTGACTCCGCTGGCGGCGATTGGTCTGGCATTAACCATGACAGGCGCTTTTTTCACGCATCTGCGCCGTAAAGAAATTGTCCCGATGGGCCTAATGAATATGATGCTCTTTGCGATGGCGGTATTTGTGGCCTACGGACGTTTTTCCTAA